TTAATCTCTCGGCGATGCATCAGTAATTTGCGCGGGCGCCGCGGATCGTACTCCTTATCGGCGCTGTGTGAATAAGGCAGGATGTAGGCATTAAGAAGAAAGAGCTCCTCTTTATCTGGGCGCACGTACGCCTCGCTTATGGTAGCCTCCCCCGATCGGATCGATTTTATCTCAGCACCGGTAAGAACCAGGCCCGCTTCAAACGTCTCAAGGATGTGATAGTCGAAGCGCGCCTTTCTATTTGCTGCTACGATCTTTACCGCCTCGGCCATATTATCAATCTCTCCGTAACTATTCACCCCAGTATAAAACTGTCGGTGGTTAAAATAATTCAATCTTGCGATCGGTCCTAACG
This region of Pseudomonadota bacterium genomic DNA includes:
- the smpB gene encoding SsrA-binding protein SmpB codes for the protein MAEAVKIVAANRKARFDYHILETFEAGLVLTGAEIKSIRSGEATISEAYVRPDKEELFLLNAYILPYSHSADKEYDPRRPRKLLMHRREINKLIRELETKGMTIVPLQIHLKNGRAKIEIALGKGKAAPDKRQDIKKREGEREIARELSRRSK